The following are encoded together in the Tribolium castaneum strain GA2 chromosome 3, icTriCast1.1, whole genome shotgun sequence genome:
- the LOC661421 gene encoding splicing regulator SDE2, translated as MELYVGHKLLLEVPRSSDYQKVSSILQIPQDDFYLLKNGKRISQNEVNIFGKVDVVYRLVGGKGGFGSMLRAIGAQIEKTTNREACRDLSGRRLRDINEEQRLKNWIAAQADREKEAAEKKQKKLERLIEQPKHEFKDEEYDKIRSALPEKVEDAVLQGLQASCSTKRKSDEGKGSVKKKKPKLWIDDELSESDGDVDSEDESKANFKSSKEIVAAT; from the exons ATGGAACTTTACGTAGGCCATAAACTGTTGTTGGAGGTACCCCGCTCATCGGACTACCAAAAAGTTTCTTCAATTCTG CAAATTCCGCAAGACGATTTCTATCTCTTGAAGAATGGAAAACGCATTTCCCAAAATGAAGTTAACATATTTGGGAAAGTTGATGTGGTTTATCGTTTGGTGGGCGGTAAAGGCGGTTTTGGTTCTATGCTCAGAGCAATTGGGGCCCAAATCGAGAAGACCACAAATAGGGAGGCGTGCAGAGACTTAAGTGGCCGTCGTTTGCGGGATATAAACGAGGAACAAcgactaaaaaattggattgCGGCACAAGCTGACCGTGAAAAAGAAGCTGCAGAGAAAAAGCAAAAGAAATTGGAACGTCTGATTGAACAACCAAAACATGAGtttaaagatgaagaatatgaTAAAATAAGGTCAGCGTTACCTGAAAAAGTCGAAGATGCTGTTCTTCAAGGCCTACAAGCGTCTTGTAGTACAAAAAGGAAATCGGATGAGGGTAAAGGCAgtgttaaaaagaaaaaacccaAATTATG GATTGATGATGAGTTGAGCGAATCAGATGGAGACGTGGACAGTGAAGATGAGagtaaagcaaattttaaatctagCAAAGAAATTGTAGCAGcgacataa